The segment GCTATTACTAATATTACTAACATTAGTCTTTAGTGTTAATTTTACTTAGGTTGATAAGTAACAAAATACAAATAGAAAGCACATCACTTCCTCCCCAAGGTCCCACTTCGTAGAGTCCACATTATCAAATCCCGGTGGATCAAATGGCCTTCATGTGTGGACATACATAAGAGCACCATCCTCAACCAGAGAGTGGGTCTCAGAAAGAACAATAATTAGaaatgaaacactgaacaataaaacaagtacttgaatgaaaacacactcaATGAAGCAAATGCattaatcaaattaattaaccaaaataaaatattctacTTAACTAATAAATAAAGGAACTCTTCACCTGACCGAGTGAGTGGACACTTCTTTACTAATGAAACTTGAATCCAAAATAGACTGGAACACACCTTTCACTTCTTTGTAGGGTCTTTTTGTAATGTTGAAAGACACTCATAATAACACTATAACCACCTTTagtggtaaaaaacaaaaaaaaagacacttacTGGACGTAAAGTGACAGGGCGCACCTGCCCTGAGTGGTTATATTGCAGCACTGTCTCTCAAAACTGGACCAGTATCAAAAAATATTGTTCCCACGAGTCACTTACACAACATAGGAAACCAGGATCCAAGAAAAATTCCAGATTCCTCCTTTAAGTAGCTGTTCTGGAACTTACAATCATGTCAAATCATcaaatttgcatgtttttgtctgATTTGTTCTCATTGATATTCTACTAAAAGCTGCAGTTTCAAAGTTCTTACCTTGAAAACAGCAGATGAAAACTCGTAAATGACTGAAAGTGTTACAGAATTCTAAGATAGTTACAGACACTCCAAGTCGACCTCAGATATTTGAATTTTAATCCACTCATAACAGTAACAATTAGGGTTCCCTCTCACAGGTCAAAGCAGCACATTTCTGCACCGTGGCATCTCAGCCTGGCAGTGACTGAAGGCTgcacacagaaaagaaaaggtgtctctgtctgttttctgtcttccaTCTTTTTCAAtgggaagaaaaataaaactctcAATTTCCGATATTTAAATCAAGCTTTCCACAGCCATATGTCTTTTCATGACTCTATCCTTTGAAGGTGAACTTCTACTGATTCAGTTTCCATCTAACAAAGTAACACATTGTGTTTCCATTGAACACACACCATTGTattctgtagttgttttgttttgttttgttttctcctgtgaaaacagtgCTAGGAACACAAAGCAGACTTACAGAGGAAAACAGACTTTAAATTCTGAACCTTTCTGAAAGGAATTTCTGCAAGTcacgttctcatgatgtgtttctgcaaacagtgAGCATGAAACactaaaacagtgaaaacaaatctTAGTTTTAAATGTTCTCTTTTGGTTACATTTCAGTACATACTactgttttttattaattatgaaTGTGAATTTCACTCATAAATTCACCTTCACGCCCACACACCTCCACACCGTTACACCTGGAACTGGAAGCTGCCCTGAACAAACTCAGCCTTCTGCTGTTGTTGTGAACACAATCAGGCTTCCCTAATGTTTGCGCAGCGGCCGTcgttgtgtgtcagtgtgcggGAACACCCTGCAAGAGTGTGAGGAAACAGGCGGTGGGCGgtgaaggagacagagagctgTCTTATCAGCAGGAGTGATGCTTTCTGTCAGTGGAGGTTATAGACTGGACCCCACAGTGTACTTAGCATTAATAGAAGGAGGTCAGGGTCGGAGCAGTGGGCAGCTTCTTTATGACCGACACTGAGTCATGGgtctgtagtgtgtgtgtgtgtgtgtgtgtgtgtgtgtgtgtgtgaggttatTGACAGCCATATGGGTCTCAGTTGACTTGGACTGACTTCCTGTAAAATGACCTGCCACCATCGCAGTAAATCAGAGTGGCCAAAGGTCCTTTCTCAATCTAAAGTCCTGTTATGCTTCTGGTGAGTTATTATGCATAACAGTAAATGTCTAGAGACATGCGAAACCAAtctttttttcaaacaaataattattttttgatttacCGCACAGTGTAGAAGTAAGCTTATGTGTTCAATTGCTGTGCACATTGTGTAACAGCAGTATAACTCAAAGGAAGTGACACATTTTACGGTTTAAAGCTCTTTGGGAAGAGATACACGCACGCTGATATATATGTTATGGGCATAAATGGAGCACAATATCATCAGGCTCAGTCTATCCATATTCATGAAGTACCTGCAGAGGGTATCATAATCTTTCCTCTGCTGCCATGTTTTATggtgttgttttctttatttgtcacagCTAAGCAGTACTTGTGTTGAATGTTAGTGAACCACAGCAGAAACATGGCACtgactgtttttgttattgtcagaAGGTAATGGTCTGTGGGGCGCAGGCATCATCCAGTCCTCCTGCTCTGAAGTGACACATGTTCCCCCTGCTGGCTTCAGGTTGAAACCAGGCGCAGCTTAATCTGCAGATTTGTCTCCcctgtttatttccctcttTCTAAATGTAAatctgacagaaacaaaattatgCACATACAGAAAGCAGACTTGGGGAGTGCAGTGCGAAAGACCAAACAGAAAGGGCCTCATTTTCAGAGGCTGATTCATACTAGTGACCAAAAATCATGATATATCGCCCTCTGCTGCATCGATTTCggccattctttttttttttttttttttaagatctgTCTCTCACAGGTCCTCCAGTATAAGTGCTACACTAATTCACTGGAATATCCCTTTAACggggcagttcaccccaaaaataaatgtatcctcttacctgttgtgctgtttatcagtcttttttgttttggtgaagTAGAGCTTTGGTCAGGCCCAAAAAAATCAGTCCTGACCTGACAAAAACCAGCACAGTTTTTGTCCAAGCCCAACCCAAACTCGAACCACAGTAGCAGTTTTAAACCACAgtcttattaaaaaaataatttctactgtaaaaaaaatatatatatatataaatatatatttacaattTGAAGTCAACTAAAGTCTTTTTACAGAAGTTTTGTGACATAGAGTTTGTTGGCAGACATTCTGAGCGCTAGAGCACACCCAGAGCATGTTATTCAGAGCAACAGTGTCAGAAGTTCTGGGCCCTCTCTgaggagagggagcagcagagGGCCAATCATAGGGAGAGTGACACTTAAGAGTTCGTTATTTCATATAAAAAATAGAGACATGAGCGCCAACCCGACTACATTCATGTCTGCATGAGTGTTGAGAAATTACAGCCTGGCCAAACGCAGTGGGCGGGTTCAGGTTCAATTGGGTTTGGGCAGAGAATAACAGCTCTATTtgggtgtgagttgccaagtgatCAGCCATAGAGaagtctgctttctctccaatataatagaactagacaGCACTTGGTTTGTGGTGCCTAGCGccgaaagaaataaaaaactcaACTGCAATGTCTccttacagaaatcatgaccctgttactcaagataatccacagaccttgttgtgagccaACCacatcactgcgcagaaggaggcgtgcatctactcatggatgagaggctcgtgctcatgacagcacaGAATGTAAACATGAAAATGGAACCtacctcagctgagctgtaacgttagctagctcagtgatgctaggtgagctagcagtagatgcatgcttccatGTGagcggtgatacagttggtgggtgtagtttggtagaaagagaatagttcccacatgaaactgctcacaacacggtctgtggattatcttgagtaaccaggttatgatttctggaaagagatataTGTATAATAGTAATCTCAATCAGTTTGTAACATGTAATCTTTATTTGTCTGCATGTCTTTCCTAATGTTAGTTTATGGCCAAACACGACATCTCAGAGTCAGAAGTtgtaaacatttaacatttgcTCCTCTGTAGAGATTTCTTTTATGACAGCTATATGAAATATTTTTCAAgcccagtggtgtagtggacgTATACACTGGTATACAGGGtttacccacctctttttctggccatttacgGAATACCCACCtaccaaaaagccattggaatatattaGAGTGTATCCACTTCCTTCTTTGTAACTTACCCATCTACaaagtagtacacccacctcatcacctaccactacaccactagTCAAGCTATTTGAGATTACAGAATGCCAAAGAAATTGGACATTGTGTCGAAAAACTAGTGTAATTGTTCTCCAGCTGTCTTCATCAATCAGAaaccataacacaacaaatgctgaggatgactaattttcactcctgccacctaAAACGAGGTAAAAATTGActgatgttattatttttgagTTACATAACATAGGTAGGGTAGGAATTCAGTGTAAACAGCATTACTAAtcttgaaatgtatttttgtcacACTATTCTGGAGTTCACAGGATGAATgtttagctgacaaatctgctacCTATCAACCCATCCTATCATAATCTCAGCTATACTCTACTTGTAAATCAAGGATCTCCAACAATGTAAAGTAAATGTGGTCTTCAAAACTCTAAATATTAGGCCAACAACAGTACATTTACACAACTATATCAGATTTATTTAGGGAATAGCAAAGTAGGATTAACAACATGGGCATATATTTAATATGTGAATGACAcagagttgaaaatattttaaaatctcaAAAGATTCAAAGCTTTTGAGAAAACATGCGGGGCCACATTCCCCTCTGCACACAGCATGTTTGTGGAGCTGCTCGCTCAATAATGATGTCGCATTACAGCTGTAATCAACAAGATCATTGATCTATATGGCAATGCATGTCTTTCATTATCCCTCTCCCctcatttttgaaaatggttCTTTGGGTTCAAGGTTATGGACTGAACATTAGAAATATAAATTTAGGATGAAGTGACTAAGGTACTAAAAATGTCTCTGGTTCCTCTGAATCTCAGGTGCTGGTCAGGTGTGTCCTTTGGGTGGCAGTAAAACTCTTTCAATTATTTTCCTCTGCTTGCTCTTTCTGCTCTGCTGTGATTTTAATTCTGTAATCAAGCAAAATTATTGTATATGATGGCCCAATTGAACTGTATATGTAAACCATAATAATGAGTGTCTGACAATTACCAGTGATTTCAGCATTACGCCTAAAGTCCTaatttgtgtcattttactTCACAAGTTGGCACAAAAACAGCTTCTTAAATTCACACTGTTAACCTTTCTACTCTGAAGTAGAGACAGCAGACTCTTAATTAGGAATAATTTGGGAATAAGAACCCCATAAAATCGTGCCACAGTAAACAAATCAGCCTAATTAACCACAGCAGCTTTGTGTCTGCTAACTTCACCCAGGATGAAAAAGCAGATGAACAAAGATGGAAACAAGAAACCGAACTAAAACTGACTCTTTCTTCATGGCTGAGAGATAATGGGAATCATGGGAGAACATGGGGGGCGTAACTATTATGTAATTCCCTGTCGTCCCGGTCCACCTGTTGCTCGGGATGGATGGCTAGCAGCTTCAGTGCTCGCAGCTCAATCGCGTGAtcaaagtgtgtgcgtgtgtgtgtttgtgtgtttttgcatttgtgtatgtgtgtgtgtgtgtgtgtgtgtgtgtgtgtgtgtgtgtgtgtgtgtgtgtttgtgtgcgtggtCGTCACCGTTCTCAGCTCCGAGAATGTGCACAGTTGGTGTGGAGGAGAGATTCCCACCTCCACACTGTTGTGCAGAGAACAAGCAACTGCAGATTCCCATGTTGTTGGACAGCTTTGCAGCTAATACAGGTCACTGCAGATCTGTCTTTCTGTGCTTCTCATGTTGGCTGCACAATAGAGTACTGCTTTATATCTCAGCTTTAAGACCTCATGCATAAAAAGACACTGTATCAGCTTCCTGTTTAGAGAAATAAGCTGATGAAGTGTGCAGTATAGCAGGCAGTGTTGGCATGTCGTGAAGTGGTGAAACTCTAATTAGTACTTAAATAAACCAAACCTGTCAGTTCAGTGTCTTGAGGGTTCACACTTTAGCAGCAGTTAGTACACAAAGTTGCTTTGAAGGAACTCCTCACCCCACAAATTATCATTTGTACATCACTTACTCGACTCGTGTTACGTTACGTAAtggagaaaactttgtttttcttgcatgccttcacggtgaatgaagaatccaaaaatggggaaaattcttataggggtccacgtttaataACGGCAAAACATTATCAagacatccatttacaaaccctcacacaactcctgtagtataatccaagtctcatttatccagtctgAGAAAAAGACTGAACTTTTTGTCTGATATCCGTTTCCATCCTCAGTCTGATATTGCATCCACTCTGATTTTTATGGGGGAGTGGATTcaattttccctaaccaatcactagAGACCAGTGTAACcatctcaatcaatcaatcaatcttatttataaagcccaatatcacaaatcacaatttgcctcggaggtttttacagcatacgacattcctctgtccttaggacccttgcagcagataaggaaaaactccctgaaaaaaaaaaaaaaaaacctttaacgggggaaaaaaaaaacggtagaaacctcaggaagagcaactgaggagggatccctcttccaggacggacagacgtgcaatagatgtcgtacagaacagatcaacataataaattaacagtaatccatatgacaaaatgatacattaagagagacagagacaaagagagattaatgagacagtaatgacaaaagcttacaacaacattaatttgaGATCATCTGAATCTAACATCATTTTACGTCCACACTTATGTGTAGCCATGACAACATACTAGTTTTGCTGGGGTTTTATTAGTGGAGCAGagtgaagtaaaacaaaataagatgtcGGGCGATACTGAGAATACATGTAGATTTCAAACACCCTTGACAGTCTATCTTGTTTACAGCGCTCGtcaatgtttttattacttCAGCTGAGAAACTGCTATTTTCATCACGTCGTGATGCCAGAAGAATTTGCCAACTCAGATTCAGTGGaaggattcaaaggtctggcgTTTTAAAAGGTTCATTCAGATTCATCAAAGTCACGCAATAACAAAAAATTTACTgactgaggcagtggtagaccagcagctcccacatTCAGGGAGGTAAAATGACTGCTTTTGTCAacggagtctggctttgaagagagcaaagaaAAATTTCACTTTCAGGACAGTAATAAATAGAAAAGTTTTAGTAAAAATGCATGCATTTGAGAAGTACAGTGCATACAACTGGAGAAGAATTTgtgaactgatgttttgatatagttgacaatgacttcaattcatcaagaattttcttcatttttctaTTCCTTGTTCACAGgagcatgtgagaaaaactttttttttcatatataaaCTTATCACACTGTTAATCATTTATATTCAAATGGTCTTTGGGGtgctgaagtattcctttaagtgcaTTATGCATCAGGGGATTTTCTTTACTAGTTAACTAAATATGTTTTTCCAACTTTTTTACAAAGTGCATAAAGTTGCTGCAAAGTAAGGTATTACGAAGACGTGTGTCTGTACTTGAGTCTGTCTTTCATAGATCAACATCCTCTTTGTTTCCTAGATCAGGGCTGTAGTATTATTGACGTCACTGAGGTTTTATCCTCTGTCATTTTCAGGGAATCTGAGTCTTTGAACTTGTACATGTCAAACACTTGTATACTGATGGTATTTTATAGGCTTAATGCAGAATTTTTTAGGCCCCATATGTTTAGAATACTGTTAACACTGTGTTTACTTGAAACTATATGTCTTATaatacaaacatacagtatgcagAAGAGTATATTGTCTTAccagcagagaaaaagaaataattaatttaaaaaatggtaaGAACTgatacagaataaaataaagagtaaatgaaaataaaaagaggtGGATTTCTATAACCCTTTTTACTGAGGCCACTGGTGTATCTATAGAGGGTCTGTTTGAGCTCTATTTCTATAGTCAAATATAATCAGTGTGATCAAGTGTACTAAAGTGTAAGTGGGAAACTAAAAGGTAAGATGGTAGTATTCCTATTCGCTAATATCTCAGTTTCTGGTCTAGTGGAAGTAACTTTGTaggcacttttttttctctaactCTAAAGGTGTTATCACTTCTCACGTCCAAATTGCATGTGTAGGGGGTGTTGCCTGCTTCCAGTTAAGTAGTATTAATCTGCGTGCCCATATGTTTAAATCGGAGTGCTTTTAAGACAGTGGCTTGGATGATAATGATTCAATATTCCTCCAGCagaatgtgttttctttagagTTCATTTTAAGGAAACTTTAAACCTTTAATagaattaaatgattaaatataaaaacttttttggtgTCTGGTCAAAAGCACCGGCTAAGGTCATGATCTTAACTGCgactggaaagaaaaaaaaggttttatagTGATGATGTAGACACTTTGCTTAAAGGCTGGTCAGCATTTTCTATCTAAATCCCAGATTAATGCCAAACATTCATCCATCAGCTTGGAAACATACCTAAGATAAAGCCAAATTAATAGTAAGTAATTTAAGATTCCAGTCCTGCAAAAGAGTGTGCACAGGCACAGGCAGgtggattttaaaaaatattgccTGTAGGTTCGCCTAAAGCATGCAACTGATCTGCTCCATCTTACAGAGACTGTAGTTCATGCGTGCTTGAGCCTGTTGAGCTGAGCTGGTCATCATAGGTGACCTGccctacaaaaacacacaaattttaCAAACTGAATTCTGATTTTAAGGTTCAAATTGCTTTTGAGATTCAGATCAATAGTCCAGAAACTACATCCATGAAGAGTGACAGAGTAAGAGGATGTTTAAATCAGCAGCACTAACAGTGATTTCCGCAGCCTTCTTTGAGTCATAAACTCTTCATATCAAGAtgaacagaaagacacaaatatgtTGCTGCATTTTTTGGCATTGAGCAGCTTTGCTGATGGGGGAAGTCTGGTGTCGAAAATGTAATGATGGGCTAATCCCCTCGCATGCGTAATGAGAGCTCGTGCCAAGAGCAGGGCTCAAAACCAAACCGCCATCTGCCCGACAGACAGTTTGCTCTGACAGGAACACGGAGGCGCTTCGCTTTTTACGCACGACACTACCGACCGCGGAATTACACTAGGGTCCGAgcagctctttgtcacattatGACGATTTCATGTGCAGCACGCGGCTGGGTGCAATCTTTAGCTGTCTGAGATCGATACACACTTCTCCGGAGCTGCAGAGTTGATTCATCTCTTGCTTCTGCCGCGCGTAAAACCTGTTTGGCGCGTCAGGGAGAAACAATCCCGCCGCAAATTCTCTCGGATATTTGAGCCAAAACAACACGATGGAAAACTTTACAGCGGCTCCGGAGCTCAACCACACTTTGGGTGTTTGGACGGACTACAGTATCCAGTACAAAGTGCTAAGTAGTTTGCTGCTTTTCGTGATTTGCGCTTTAGGAATCGTTGGCAACGTGATGGTGATCCTGGTGGTGCTCACAACCAAACACATGAGGACTCCGACAAACTGCTATCTGGTAAGTTTGGCAGTAGCTGATTTGATGGTTCTGACAGCGGCTGGTTTACCCACAATTACCGACAGTATCTTTGGATCTTGGGTGTTTGGCCGCTATGGGTGCCTGTGCATCACCTACTTCCAGTACCTTGGGATCAACGCCTCGTCTTGCTCTATAACAGCGTTCACCATAGAGAGATACATCGCCATCTGTCATCCGATTAAAGCTCAGTTCCTGTGCACCCTCTCCAGGGCCAAAAAGATCATTTTGTTCGTTTGGGCTTTTACTTCTCTGTACTGTGTGATGTGGTTCTACCTGTCAGACATCCAGGAGCAGGTGTACGACAACATTACCATTATCACGTGCGGCTACAGAGTCCCCAGGAAGTTTTATTTACCCATTTACTTCTTTGATTTCGGCGTTTTCTTcgtgctgccgctgctgctctCCGCGGTCCTGTACGGACTCATCGCAAGGATCCTCTTCCTCAACCCGCTGCCCTCCGACCCTAAGGACAAGAAGAAGAacggacaaaacaaccacaccaACAATAAGAAGACCAGCTGCAAAAACTCCCGTCACTCCAGCTCCACCGCGACCTCCCGCAGGCaggtgggtggtgtgtgtgagcCCGAGCTGTCACTCCAAAGTGTTATGTTCGGTTTGCACCGCAATTTACAAATTCATTCTATTCAGTCGAACTctatacttaagtacaaatatGTCGTTCTTTACtcaagtattttcattttatgccaCTTGATAGCTATAAGCTTGACAAATTAAGATTTCACATACACAACATATGAGACTATAGAATTTATTACCAGTTtcccaacagtatataaaataCTGTTCACACGCGAATGCATCACCAAAGTGTGAAGGCCAGTGGGCAGAGCTTCCCTATTgtcaactttaaaaaaataagcctCTTTACAAATGTCTAGGAACTCAAAATCCTGTAGGCTAGAGAAATACTGAAATGGTAGAAAATATTCATgtgctatttttatttttttatcgaCAGTTTGGATttgtagtgttgtcacaatactggaaGTTTTAATTTcgatacaataccttgaaaaccTTAGATAGTTGATACTATTTTTGGTACCAGGGGGCAAAATTGACCTACAGGGCACACAAGTTGAAatttttataaaaagataaataaagcaTTGCTATAACATGACGACAACAGCATTTCTTTCCTTGGTTAGTAGCTGAGAACCACAGAGTGGCTGCAGTGAACATTAACAAGAGAGGGCAGGAGCCCAAAGCTGCTATCAGTCAATCAATACTGCAGAAAATGGgtattggaacaaaataattaGGTTACTCTTCTGGCAGAGTTAATATATTCCTTCTTGTCACCCACTACAGGTGACTAAGATGCTGGCTGTGGTGGTGATCCTGTTTGCTGCGCTCTGGATGCCATACCGCACTCTGGTGGTGGTCAACTCCTTCCTGGACCGGGCCTACCTGGACAGCTGGTTTCTGCTTTTCTGCCGTATCTGCATCTACCTCAACAGTGCCATCAACCCGGTCATCTACAATGCCATGTCTCAGAAGTTTCGTGCCGCTTTCCGCAAGATCTGCGGCTGTGGGAGGAAAGGCTCGGATAAACCTGCCGCCTACAGCGTGGCCCTCACATACAGCGCAGTCAAGGATACGTCAATGGTGGAGAGCACCGATCACTTCACGACAGAGCTGGAGGAACTCACCGTCACAGACGAGCTGCTGTCTGATCAGAAAATGATGTTCCCAGACCCTTGTGTGTATGGAAAGGTGAACTTTAGCGAAGCCTGAGGTTGGTGGTCTGAGGCCGGCTGGACGGTTCTGTATGCCAGCGAGGATGAAAGAGTTTGACAGTGTTGTTTATTGCAGTCTGTTAAGTGGGAATATTGTTTCCTGAGTGCATGCTGACCTTTCTAAAACCAGGCGGTTTTAGCTGGAGATGTAAACACAGATTACAGCCACTGATGCGTAATGACAGTCTTTGAGGCACAAAGCCGAGACTGATCCCAGACATTGTAAAGCAACAAACATTGTCAGATAAGCACTCTAGCTGTCATCTTATCTTGGACCTACCCACGTATATTACAGTGTATGAGTCAACAAAACATGAATGTGAACAAAGACACCGTTCCTACTTCAGATGTATAATGTTGTGCCACAATCCAGATCAGCACAGACTCACTTCAGATCATTAAAGCTGCACAGGACAGCGAGAGGTAATTGTCTGAGGTGAGGTGAACTCCCTGGACATATTCATGTTTATTTAAGGATACCAAAGAGATGACAAAAGCAAACAGAATTCACCCTGTTCTTTGCCTGAACTAGGGCCTGCTGCATTGCATGATTTTGTGCTCTTGCCTCTGTGCAAGAGCGTACGTGCAATTACTTTGCTTAGCGTAGCTTAGCCTCATCCTTTTCTCGGCAAAAGCttttttaactaaaaaaaagCTGGTATTgagttttaattgtttttcagATGACATAACCATTTAGATTTCCAATATCTGATCAGTTTATCCAAATTCCAAATCAAATTTTTGGAAATTTGCACTAACATTGTCGGCGGAGCTGCCTGTGTGAGACCAGCCAGTCAGCTTAACGTCACAAAGCAAATGTCGACAGTGTTTTTGTAATCAGTGTTTCCAACTAGCTAGCAACAAACTTAGTGACTTAAGCAGACCATCGGGGAAAAGGCAAGAAATATATTACATTGTAATTCATTGCAATGCGTGCTGCTCTTAGTAATCACACCACTGCTCTACCGGTATCAGCACAGGGTCTCCCCCCGTCTCCTCTTGTGCTGTGCAGTTGGTGTGGGACAGGCAGCAGAAGAAGAGACGCTGCTCACTGTGGGAGTTCAGATGTAGTGTGTTTCTATGGTTATGTTGATGCTCTCAGGATTGGAAGTGTAAGAAAGCGGTGAACTATACAAACGCCGTAGCTCTCATgctatttaaatgttttgttgaggATTTTTCTATTTAATCTAATTTAGTTTTAAGGCTTCCATTAATACATAATGATGTCACCAATATGCAAATAAGCATGTGACATCATCTGT is part of the Epinephelus moara isolate mb chromosome 22, YSFRI_EMoa_1.0, whole genome shotgun sequence genome and harbors:
- the trhrb gene encoding thyrotropin-releasing hormone receptor b; protein product: MENFTAAPELNHTLGVWTDYSIQYKVLSSLLLFVICALGIVGNVMVILVVLTTKHMRTPTNCYLVSLAVADLMVLTAAGLPTITDSIFGSWVFGRYGCLCITYFQYLGINASSCSITAFTIERYIAICHPIKAQFLCTLSRAKKIILFVWAFTSLYCVMWFYLSDIQEQVYDNITIITCGYRVPRKFYLPIYFFDFGVFFVLPLLLSAVLYGLIARILFLNPLPSDPKDKKKNGQNNHTNNKKTSCKNSRHSSSTATSRRQVTKMLAVVVILFAALWMPYRTLVVVNSFLDRAYLDSWFLLFCRICIYLNSAINPVIYNAMSQKFRAAFRKICGCGRKGSDKPAAYSVALTYSAVKDTSMVESTDHFTTELEELTVTDELLSDQKMMFPDPCVYGKVNFSEA